The following proteins come from a genomic window of Malus sylvestris chromosome 4, drMalSylv7.2, whole genome shotgun sequence:
- the LOC126617641 gene encoding calmodulin-binding protein 25-like, with product MASSENVASMMEPWAFRPNTFADSWISDAFSRDTKTLTMALQKSLSGNNPEPLDSSSADFFMPFLNTIVQTPEAAPTPTVSGLSGSDDLDSAAAPLKRQQRNPIPVAKGSGKVSKRKSRASKRSQTTFITADPSNFRQMVQQVTGVRFGNGQVTMPSVLKPEPQRPGSRLAGGVGLCMPTLDTSAYLLDQPNQEPQLAGPISTRIATGPGPNTTLTGSGPVSFGPTGGVDVAPGGGVSSGGLGFDSFSCFPTLESWKVM from the coding sequence ATGGCGTCGTCAGAGAACGTTGCGAGCATGATGGAGCCGTGGGCTTTCAGGCCCAACACCTTCGCCGACTCCTGGATCTCCGACGCCTTTTCCCGCGACACCAAAACCCTCACCATGGCGCTCCAGAAGTCCCTCTCCGGAAACAACCCGGAGCCGCTCGATTCTTCCTCCGCCGATTTTTTCATGCCTTTTCTCAACACCATCGTTCAAACACCCGAAGCGGCCCCCACCCCCACCGTTTCGGGACTCTCCGGCTCGGACGATTTGGATTCGGCTGCCGCTCCGCTTAAACGCCAGCAGAGAAACCCGATTCCGGTGGCGAAAGGTAGCGGTAAGGTTTCGAAACGCAAGTCTCGCGCGTCGAAACGGTCCCAGACTACTTTCATCACGGCGGACCCGAGCAACTTCCGACAGATGGTGCAACAGGTGACCGGCGTAAGATTCGGTAACGGACAAGTCACTATGCCGTCGGTTCTGAAGCCGGAGCCACAGAGACCCGGTAGCCGGTTGGCCGGTGGTGTCGGCCTCTGCATGCCGACCCTCGATACGTCTGCGTATCTTTTGGATCAGCCCAATCAAGAGCCGCAGCTGGCGGGCCCCATTTCAACTAGGATAGCTACTGGGCCTGGGCCCAACACCACGTTGACCGGGTCCGGCCCAGTGTCATTCGGGCCGACGGGTGGCGTCGACGTCGCTCCTGGCGGTGGCGTTTCGTCTGGGGGATTAGGTTTTGACTCGTTCTCGTGCTTTCCGACATTGGAGTCGTGGAAGGTCATGTGA
- the LOC126617638 gene encoding rhodanese-like domain-containing protein 6 has product MEHKEEKEGEEDEYGILLYYKYTQIPDIDDLFAFYNSNCNSLSLLGRVRLSPLGVNVTVGGKLSALRKHIAAVESNSLFHGTDFKLATCGRPLNDKVAEECGFTSLSVRIVKELVTLSSNPLLKSPDISDAGKHLSAVEFHSVLERAGQFDKESIDNNRELVLLDARNLYETRIGKFNTPNVATLDPGIRQYSDLPSWIDDNSDQLQGKSVLMYCTGGIRCEMASAYIRSKGAGFENVFQLYGGIQRYLEQFPDGGFFKGKNFVFDHRISVGSSDANIMGTCLLCGLSFDDYSSRLRCSYCRMLVLVCESCQRKGSVYVCELCQNHHKGVRLISSTENGRLSSTLQQIETETVSSDAKPLPQLPWRQDVDSPPRKLRILCLHGFRQNASSFKGRTASLAKKLKNIAELVFVDAPHELPFIYQSSTFAESHHNCNSPTSSLLQQSRPPPPLEHCKKKFAWFVAPDLVEKNEGGEWKMEESPFDPLQYQQQTAGFDESLAYIKTVYAEEGPFDGLLGFSQGAAMAAALVCAQQTQRRSLTAGGMEFRFVILCSGFRLTKLMQSEEEQERVPMLKCPSLHIFGSEHGKDRQIANQASRDLASLFDDGCSLIIEHDSGHIIPTRPPYIDRIKDFLRRFL; this is encoded by the exons ATGGAACAcaaggaggaaaaagaaggggaagaagaCGAATATGGGATTCTTCTATATTACAAGTACACCCAAATCCCAGACATCGACGACCTCTTTGCCTTCTACAACTCCAACTgcaactccctctctctcctcggCCGTGTCCGTCTCTCTCCTCTAGGTGTCAACGTCACC GTTGGCGGGAAGTTATCTGCGTTGAGGAAGCACATTGCCGCGGTTGAGTCGAATAGTTTGTTCCATGGAACTGACTTCAAGCTTGCGACTTGTGGCCGCCCGTTGAATGACAAGGTTGCTGAAGAATGTGGGTTCACTTCTCTCTCGGTTCGCATTGTCAAG GAATTGGTTACCCTTAGCTCTAATCCTCTGCTAAAATCACCAGACATTTCGGATGCTGGAAAGCATCTCTCCGCGGTTGAGTTTCATTCAGTTCTAGAAAGAGCTG GACAATTTGACAAAGAGAGTATAGATAACAACAGAGAACTTGTTCTGTTGGATGCAAGGAACTTGTATGAGACcagaattgggaaattcaacacaCCCAATGTGGCAACTTTGGATCCAGGCATTAGGCAGTACAGTGATCTGCCCTCGTGGATAGATGATAACTCTGATCAATTGCAAGGGAAATCTGTCCTCAT GTATTGTACTGGAGGAATCAGATGTGAAATGGCATCGGCTTATATTAGGTCAAAAGGTGCTGGATTTGAGAACGTGTTTCAG TTATATGGTGGAATACAGCGTTACTTGGAACAATTTCCAGATGGTGGTTTTTTCAAGGGAAAGAACTTTGTTTTCGATCATCG GATTTCCGTTGGGAGTTCAGATGCAAATATTATGGGCACCTGCCTTCTCTGTGGCTTGTCGTTTGATGATTATTCTTCACGCCTCCGTTGCAGTTATTGTAGAATGCTTGTCTTAGTTTGTGAGAGTTGCCAG AGGAAGGGCTCTGTATACGTATGTGAGCTTTGCCAGAATCATCACAAGGGTGTTCGGTTGATTTCTTCCACCGAAAATGGAAGATTAAGTTCAACTCTACAACAAATTGAGACTGAAACTGTCTCTTCCGATGCTAAGCCCTTGCCTCAGCTGCCTTGGAGACAGG ATGTTGACTCTCCTCCAAGAAAACTAAGAATCTTATGCCTACATGGGTTTCGTCAGAATGCCTCGAGTTTTAAGGGAAGAACAGCATCATTAGCGAAGAAACTCAAAAACATTGCTGAGCTCGTTTTTGTGGATGCACCTCACGAATTGCCATTCATATACCAATCCTCAACCTTTGCTGAGTCACATCACAATTGTAATTCACCAACTTCATCACTACTACAACAAAGTCGTCCACCACCGCCCTTGGAGCATTGCAAGAAAAAATTTGCATGGTTTGTAGCACCCGATTTAGTAGAAAAGAATGAAGGGGGGGAATGGAAAATGGAAGAGAGTCCATTTGATCCTCTTCAGTACCAGCAGCAAACAGCGGGGTTTGATGAATCATTAGCATATATCAAAACAGTGTATGCTGAGGAGGGACCCTTTGACGGACTGTTGGGATTTTCTCAGGGAGCGGCCATGGCAGCTGCTTTAGTCTGTGCCCAACAAACACAAAGGAGATCATTAACCGCAGGCGGAATGGAGTTTAGGTTTGTGATTCTGTGCTCCGGGTTCAGGCTTACAAAACTAATGCAGTCCGAAGAGGAGCAAGAGAGAGTTCCGATGTTGAAATGCCCGTCGCTCCACATATTTGGCAGTGAGCATGGCAAAGACAGGCAGATTGCAAACCAAGCAAGCAGAGATCTTGCTTCTTTATTTGATGATGGTTGTTCTCTAATCATTGAACACGACTCGGGTCATATCATTCCCACTCGTCCTCCTTACATCGATCGGATTAAGGACTTTCTTCGCCGGTTTCTCTAA
- the LOC126617639 gene encoding importin subunit alpha-4-like, with the protein MSLRPGTRTDVRKKSYKTGVDAEEARRRREDNLVEIRKNKREDSLLKKRREGLSQSQQQLLDGSQSAVVLEKRLESIPALVQGVWSDDPALQLEATTQFRKLLSIERSPPIDEVIKAGAVPRFVEFLGRHDLPQLQFEAAWALTNVASGTSEHTRVVIEHGAVPMFVQLLSAGSDDVREQAVWALGNVAGDSPNCRDLVLGQGALMPLLAQLNENSKLSMLRNATWTLSNFCRGKPPTLFDQVKPALPFLKHLIHLNDEEVLTDACWALSYLSDGSNDKIQAVIDAGVCPRLVELLLHPSPTVLIPALRTVGNIVTGDDSQTQYAIDNQVLSCLNQLLTQSHKKSIKKEACWTISNITAGNRGQIQAVIDAGIIIPLVQLLQNAEFDIKKEAAWAISNATSGGSHEQIQFLVAQGCIKPLCDLLICPDPRIVTVCLEGLENILKVGEADKEMGMNGGINLYAQLIDECEGSDKIENLQTHDNHEIYEKAVKLLERYWTEEDEEVQENGNGTQQGFTFGTNQPNPPPGGFTFG; encoded by the exons ATGTCTCTGCGGCCGGGCACACGCACCGATGTGCGGAAGAAATCGTACAAAACGGGGGTGGACGCGGAGGAGGCGCGGCGGAGGAGAGAGGACAACTTGGTGGAGATCAGGAAGAACAAGCGGGAGGACAGTTTGCTCAAGAAGAGGAGGGAAGGGTTGAGTCAGTCCCAGCAGCAGCTGCTTGATGGCTCCCAATCCGCCGTCGTTTTGGAGAAGAGG TTGGAAAGTATCCCCGCACTAGTGCAAGGAGTTTGGTCTGATGATCCCGCACTGCAATTGGAGGCTACGACTCAATTTAGGAAGCTATTATCAATTG AACGCAGCCCTCCTATTGATGAGGTTATAAAAGCAGGTGCTGTCCCTCGGTTTGTTGAGTTTCTTGGAAGACATGATTTGCCCCAACTGCAA TTTGAAGCCGCGTGGGCTTTGACCAATGTTGCATCTGGAACATCAGAGCATACACGAGTCGTTATTGAGCATGGTGCGGTCCCAATGTTTGTGCAGCTTCTTAGCGCTGGCAGTGACGATGTCAGAGAGCAG GCAGTATGGGCTCTAGGCAACGTTGCTGGTGACTCACCAAACTGCAGGGATCTTGTTCTTGGACAAGGTGCACTGATGCCATTGCTAGCTCAATTAAATGAAAATTCAAAGTTATCCATGCTGAGGAATGCTACTTGGACTCTATCTAACTTTTGTCGCGGAAAACCACCAACCCTGTTTGATCAG GTGAAGCCTGCCTTGCCATTTTTAAAACATCTTATTCACTTGAATGATGAAGAAGTCTTGACAGACGCTTGCTGGGCCCTATCCTATCTCTCAGATGGTTCAAATGACAAAATTCAGGCTGTGATTGACGCAGGTGTCTGTCCACGACTTGTGGAGCTTCTGCT TCATCCATCACCTACAGTTCTTATACCTGCTCTTCGGACAGTGGGTAATATTGTCACTGGTGATGATTCCCAGACTCAG TATGCTATTGACAACCAAGTTCTCAGTTGCCTCAATCAACTTCTCACACAAAGTCACAAAAAGAGCATCAAGAAAGAAGCTTGTTGGACGATTTCAAATATCACAGCCGGGAATAGAGGTCAAATACAG GCTGTGATAGATGCTGGTATCATCATCCCACTTGTGCAACTTCTCCAAAATGCAGAGTTCGACATAAAAAAGGAGGCTGCATGGGCTATCTCAAATGCCACTTCTGGAGGATCTCATGAACAAATACA ATTCTTGGTGGCCCAAGGTTGTATTAAACCGCTTTGCGATCTTCTAATCTGCCCGGATCCAAGGATTGTAACAGTGTGCCTTGAAGGTCTTGAGAACATTCTGAAGGTGGGTGAGGCTGACAAAGAAATGGGAATGAATGGCGGGATCAATCTTTATGCACAACTCATCGATGAATGCGAGGGGTCGGATAAGATTGAGAATCTGCAGACACATGATAACCATGAAATTTACGAGAAGGCTGTCAAGCTCTTGGAGAGATATTGGACCGAGGAAGATGAGGAAGTCCAGGAGAATGGGAATGGAACTCAACAAGGTTTTACTTTCGGAACAAACCAGCCCAACCCTCCCCCAGGCGGCTTCACTTTTGGATGA
- the LOC126617640 gene encoding ribonuclease MC-like, which produces MHMAINSGRTSQYRVVVKHSVTKSVRLISSIMSSLLFHLYILLAILVLYNLYTHIAIFLLPVSSVFPTQTLGAGATPYKFLMFTQQWPKAVNRSSGLTNFTIHGLWPSNGSIALICKGTNFTRSKMTRDLEQKLNTSWPNVKSGNNTWFWEYEYNNHGTCCEDTFKYNQTKYFERADEMWRNLNIAQMLKKRKIVPGKNYTTSQFVAAIKKENQNKSPSIRCKNGSTASEVLLLEVVVCHDHNGKKVIDCRHNMSSSCRSQKQNISYV; this is translated from the exons TATCATCGATCATGTCATCACTATTATTCCATTTATACATACTCCTTGCAATATTAGTATTATACAATTTATACACACACATTGCAATATTTCTTCTTCCAGTTTCCTCCGTCTTCCCCACTCAAACTTTGGGTGCCGGTGCCACACCATACAAGTTTCTCATGTTCACACAGCAGTGGCCGAAAGCTGTGAACAGAAGTAGCGGATTGACCAATTTTACAATCCACGGCCTGTGGCCGTCAAATGGTTCCATAGCGCTGATTTGCAAGGGAACAAATTTTACTAGAAGCAAG ATGACGCGTGACCTAGAACAGAAACTCAATACCTCTTGGCCGAATGTCAAAAGTGGGAATAATACGTGGTTTTGGGAATACGAGTACAATAACCACGGTACGTGTTGCGAAGATACCTTCAAGTACAACCAGACCAAATACTTTGAGCGCGCCGACGAGATGTGGAGAAATTTGAACATAGCTCAAATGCTTAAAAAGAGGAAAATCGTTCCAGGTAAAAATTATACCACATCTCAATTTGTGGCTGCCATTAAGAAAGAAAATCAGAATAAATCACCCTCCATTCGTTGTAAAAATGGATCGACAGCGTCAGAGGTATTATTGCTTGAGGTGGTTGTATGTCACGACCACAATGGAAAAAAAGTGATCGACTGCAGGCATAACATGAGCAGCAGCTGCAGGTCTCAGAAACAGAACATATCATACGTGTAG